One part of the Humulus lupulus chromosome 9, drHumLupu1.1, whole genome shotgun sequence genome encodes these proteins:
- the LOC133802427 gene encoding ABC transporter B family member 9 has protein sequence MAGGENSSGNNNEEPSSPPSTAEQNDVVKVEKVSFLKLFTFADRLDMVLMVVGSVCAVANGLSQPLMTLVFGQLINTFGSTDQSNILHEVSKVSLKFVYLAIGTGIAAFLQVSCWMVTGERQATRIRGLYLKTILRQDIAFFDTETTTGEVIGRMSGDTILIQEAMGEKVGKFIQLTSTFFGGFVIGFIKGWLLTLVLLACIPVIVLAGGIMASMMSKMASRGQIAYADAGNVVEQTVGSIRTVASFTGEKKAIEKYDKKIEIAYKMMAHQGLASGIGLGVVLCIVFGTYGLAVWYGSKLIIEKGYNGGQVINVIFAIMTGGMSLGQTSPCLNAFASGQAAAYKMFETIKRKPKIDAYDTVGTVLEDIRGEIELKDVYFRYPARPDVQIFSGFSLHVASGTTAALVGQSGSGKSTVISLLERFYDPDSGQVLIDGVDLKNLQLKWIREKIGLVSQEPVLFAATLRENIAYGKENATDEEIKTAIELANAAKFINKLPQGLDTLAGEHGTQLSGGQKQRIAIARAILKNPRILLLDEATSALDTESERIVQEALERVMQNRTTVVVAHRLTTIRNADLIAVVHQGKIVERGTHDELISDPEGAYSQLVRLQQGANEAEDVHGSEMDRNGISFDREKSMTKSSSIRLSLRRSISRGSSSSSRRSFALGFGLPGQISIHETEEKGEETYTEQENKSRSDQKVPLRRLFKLNKPEIPVLIIGSMAAAVHGVIFPIFGLLLSSSIDMFFKPPSQLRKDSRFWALIYLILAIVVFVVVPFQNLFFSIAGGKLIQRIRSLTFAKVVHQEISWFDDPANSSGAIGARLSTDASTVKALVGDALALVVQNIATIVAGLVIAFTANWMLALIILAVSPIMILQGTVQTKFIKGFSADAKVMYEEASQVANDAVGGIRTVASFCAEKKVMEMYQRKCEGPMAHGVRLGLVSGGGFGFSFFAMFCMNAFCFYIGAVLVEHGKAEFGEVFKVFFALTISAMGVSQSSALAPDSTKARDSAASIFKILDRKPAIDLSSDEGVTLPTITGDIELQHVSFRYATRPNVEIFRDLSLTIPSGKTVALVGESGSGKSTVISLIERFYDPLSGQLTLDGVDIKKFKLSWLRQQMGLVSQEPILFNETIRDNIAYGKQGEVTEEEIISATKSANAHNFISSLPNGYDTSVGERGTQLSGGQKQRIAIARAILKNPKILLLDEATSALDAESERVVQDALDRVMVNRTTVVVAHRLTTIKGADIIAVVKNGVIAEKGRHESLIKIPDGAYASLVALHMTSTR, from the exons ATGGCGGGGGGAGAGAACAGTAGTGGTAATAATAATGAAGAGCCGTCGTCGCCACCATCAACGGCGGAACAAAACGACGTCGTGAAGGTGGAAAAGGTGTCGTTTTTGAAGCTCTTCACGTTCGCAGACCGGTTGGACATGGTGTTGATGGTGGTGGGGTCGGTTTGTGCGGTGGCGAATGGGCTGTCTCAGCCGCTCATGACTCTCGTCTTTGGCCAACTCATCAACACTTTCGGTTCCACCGATCAGTCCAATATTCTTCACGAAGTTTCTAAG GTTTCGTTGAAATTTGTTTACTTGGCAATTGGGACTGGCATTGCTGCCTTTCTTC AGGTTTCATGTTGGATGGTAACTGGAGAAAGACAAGCCACTCGTATTAGAGGTTTATACTTAAAAACTATACTCAGACAAGACATTGCCTTCTTTGATACCGAAACTACCACTGGAGAAGTCATTGGTAGAATGTCAGGGGACACCATTCTCATCCAAGAGGCCATGGGCGAAAAG GTAGGGAAGTTCATACAACTCACTTCAACTTTCTTTGGTGGGTTTGTCATTGGCTTCATCAAAGGATGGCTTCTCACCCTTGTCTTGCTAGCCTGCATTCCTGTCATTGTCTTAGCCGGCGGTATCATGGCCTCGATGATGTCGAAAATGGCGAGCAGAGGACAGATTGCTTATGCAGATGCTGGCAATGTTGTTGAACAAACTGTTGGATCCATTAGAACG GTTGCATCTTTCACCGGAGAGAAGAAAGCTATTGAGAAGTACGACAAGAAGATTGAGATTGCATATAAGATGATGGCTCATCAAGGCTTGGCCTCAGGGATAGGACTTGGTGTGGTTTTGTGTATTGTGTTTGGGACTTATGGACTTGCTGTATGGTACGGATCAAAGTTGATCATTGAAAAGGGCTACAATGGTGGACAAGTTATAAATGTGATCTTTGCCATCATGACTGGTGGAAT GTCTTTAGGACAGACATCTCCATGCTTGAATGCTTTTGCTTCAGGACAAGCTGCAGCCTACAAAATGTTCGAAACTATAAAAAGAAAGCCGAAAATCGATGCTTATGACACTGTTGGGACAGTGTTGGAAGACATAAGAGGTGAAATTGAGCTCAAAGATGTCTACTTTAGGTACCCTGCAAGGCCAGATGTTCAGATTTTTTCTGGCTTCTCTTTACATGTTGCGAGTGGGACGACTGCTGCCTTAGTTGGCCAAAGTGGGAGTGGAAAATCAACAGTGATCAGCTTGTTGGAAAGATTCTATGATCCTGATTCAGGACAAGTGCTTATAGatggtgttgatttgaagaattTGCAGCTTAAATGGATAAGGGAGAAGATTGGACTAGTTAGCCAAGAACCTGTTCTGTTTGCAGCAACTTTAAGAGAAAATATAGCTTATGGGAAGGAAAATGCAACAGATGAGGAGATTAAAACAGCCATTGAGCTTGCTAATGCTGCTAAATTCATTAACAAACTTCCTCAG GGTTTGGATACACTGGCAGGAGAGCATGGAACACAGCTCTCTGGTGGACAAAAGCAGAGAATAGCAATTGCAAGAGCCATTTTGAAGAATCCAAGAATTCTTCTCCTTGATGAAGCAACAAGCGCGCTCGATACAGAATCCGAAAGGATTGTTCAAGAGGCATTGGAGAGAGTTATGCAGAATCGAACGACAGTGGTTGTTGCTCATCGTTTGACAACTATAAGGAATGCTGACTTGATAGCAGTGGTGCACCAAGGGAAGATTGTGGAGAGAG GTACTCATGATGAGTTGATATCTGATCCTGAAGGAGCTTACTCCCAACTGGTTCGCCTGCAACAAGGAGCTAATGAAGCAGAAGATGTCCATGGTTCTGAGATGGATAGAAACGGCATTAGTTTTGACCGCGAAAAGTCCATGACAAAGTCTAGCAGCATTAGATTATCATTGAGGAGATCCATTAGTAGAGGCTCTTCATCAAGCAGCCGCCGCTCTTTCGCTCTAGGCTTCGGTCTTCCTGGCCAGATTAGTATTCATGAGACTGAAGAAAAAGGTGAAGAGACTTATACAGAACAGGAGAACAAATCAAGAAGTGATCAAAAGGTTCCTCTCAGGAGGTTATTCAAGCTTAACAAGCCTGAGATACCGGTGTTGATTATTGGCTCCATGGCTGCAGCTGTTCATGGTGTTATTTTCCCAATCTTTGGCCTTTTACTCTCAAGTTCCATTGACATGTTCTTTAAACCGCCGAGCCAGCTACGAAAGGACTCAAGATTCTGGGCATTGATCTATTTAATCTTGGCTATAGTTGTTTTCGTGGTAGTTCCATTCCAGAATTTATTCTTCTCAATAGCTGGTGGAAAACTAATCCAGCGAATTCGTTCTCTAACTTTTGCCAAAGTTGTCCACCAAGAAATCAGCTGGTTTGATGACCCTGCTAATTCAAG TGGCGCTATTGGTGCGAGGTTGTCAACTGATGCTTCGACGGTTAAGGCTCTTGTTGGTGATGCATTGGCGCTAGTTGTTCAGAACATAGCGACAATCGTAGCAGGGCTAGTGATAGCTTTCACAGCAAACTGGATGTTAGCCTTGATAATTCTAGCAGTGTCTCCTATTATGATCCTCCAGGGAACCGTACAGACAAAGTTTATAAAAGGGTTCAGTGCTGATGCCAAGGTTATGTATGAAGAAGCTAGTCAAGTGGCGAACGATGCAGTGGGCGGGATCAGAACTGTGGCTTCGTTTTGTGCTGAAAAGAAGGTTATGGAGATGTACCAGAGGAAATGTGAGGGTCCTATGGCTCATGGAGTGAGGTTAGGACTAGTGAGTGGAGGAGGCTTTGGCTTCTCATTCTTTGCTATGTTCTGCATGAATGCATTCTGTTTCTACATTGGTGCTGTTCTTGTAGAACATGGAAAGGCAGAGTTTGGAGAGGTTTTCAAG GTTTTCTTTGCTTTAACAATCTCAGCAATGGGGGTGTCACAAAGTAGTGCCTTGGCTCCTGACTCCACCAAAGCAAGAGATTCAGCAGCCTCAATATTCAAAATTCTCGACAGAAAGCCTGCCATCGATTTGAGCAGCGACGAAGGTGTAACCTTGCCAACCATAACAGGAGATATTGAACTTCAACATGTCAGTTTCAGATATGCAACGAGGCCAAATGTTGAAATCTTCAGAGACTTGTCTTTAACCATCCCATCTGGAAAG ACTGTAGCTTTAGTAGGAGAAAGTGGTAGTGGAAAGTCAACAGTTATCAGCTTGATTGAGAGATTCTATGACCCTCTTTCTGGTCAATTGACACTAGATGGAGTTGACATAAAAAAGTTCAAGCTAAGCTGGTTGAGGCAACAAATGGGGTTAGTGAGTCAAGAACCAATTCTGTTCAACGAGACGATTCGAGACAACATCGCCTATGGAAAACAAGGAGAAGTAACTGAGGAAGAGATCATATCAGCAACAAAATCAGCCAATGCTCACAACTTCATATCATCACTTCCTAATGGCTATGACACCTCAGTTGGAGAAAGAGGGACACAGTTATCAGGAGGACAAAAGCAAAGGATAGCCATAGCCAGAGCAATACTAAAGAACCCGAAAATCCTCTTGCTTGATGAAGCTACAAGTGCATTGGATGCAGAGTCAGAAAGGGTGGTTCAAGATGCCTTGGACAGAGTTATGGTGAACAGAACTAC